The Streptomyces cynarae genome contains a region encoding:
- a CDS encoding glycoside hydrolase family 2 TIM barrel-domain containing protein: MTPHTPTSRRLASFSPGEGRMTPRASARSDARTIDLDGRWRFRLSPSVGEMTEGFQEAEFDDSVWDHVRVPGMWQMEGLRDENGDLLDAGRGRFGLPAYTNVVYPFPVDPPHPPEDNPTGEYRREFAVDSVAPGPRWVLRLEGVDSHFTVWLNGTELGWATGSRLPAEFDATEALRPGRNVLAVRVHQWSAGSYLEDQDMWWLSGIFRSVQLIERPAGAIGDHFVHADFDHRTGEGLLLVECDVPAVVDIPELDVMGLPTGEPQRIAHVEPWTAETPRLYAGTLRSEGETLTLAVGFRTVRIVDGTITVNGSPIRFRGVNRHEWHPETGRTLDPETMRADVLLMKRHNINAVRTSHYPPDARFLDLCDEYGLWVIDECDLETHGFGPLGWKNNPSADDRWRDAFLDRVQRMVERDKNHPSVVMWSMGNEAGEGDNIREMAEWTRRRDPDRLIHYEGDYDSPYVDVYSRMYASPDEVALIGMHAEPRTTDAAADSHRRRLPFILCEYAHAMGNGPGGLSEYEELFDRYPRLHGGFVWEWIDHGILRKTTQGPNAGRPFYAYGGDFGEVVHDGNFIADGLVFPDRSPSPGLVEYKAVIAPVRMRLEHASNRLTLLIRNDFDFLDTSLLAFDWRMEADGVPLADGVLDLPPLPARTSHEVVLDEPATTAPQAGREQVLTVRAVLAKDHNGVPAGHEIAFTQLILTTPEEPRREPVPTRPQRTTGGWTLGEATFDALGALVQLGDLALVSPRLDLWRAPTDNDRGGNGQARAWRELGLHRLVHRTVDCALHGERLVVDTVSRAAGQDGGIQGRWTWTAYDSGALELKLDLTPVGRLDTGLGDPRHGAGPGQPATLPKLGIRLGLPGGAASLDWYGYGPGESYRDSRRAVRLGRFHATVEELQTPYVRPQENGNRSGVREAEIRWADGQVLHLSAPTGVDLSLRPWTAEAMDAARHTSDLVPDGTLWLTLDLAHHGLGSASCGPDALPQHRLHPHSATLTVRLGTGDAEGGLGSAVRH, translated from the coding sequence ATGACCCCGCACACCCCGACGAGCAGGCGGCTTGCCTCGTTCAGCCCGGGCGAGGGCCGTATGACCCCGAGGGCGAGCGCCCGCAGCGACGCCCGGACGATCGATCTGGACGGTCGCTGGCGATTCCGGCTCAGTCCGTCAGTGGGCGAGATGACCGAAGGCTTCCAGGAGGCAGAGTTCGACGACTCGGTGTGGGACCACGTGCGTGTTCCCGGCATGTGGCAGATGGAAGGCCTGCGTGACGAGAACGGAGACCTCCTGGACGCGGGCCGGGGTCGCTTCGGCCTGCCCGCCTACACCAACGTGGTCTATCCCTTCCCGGTGGATCCGCCGCACCCGCCGGAGGACAACCCCACCGGCGAGTACCGCCGGGAGTTCGCCGTCGACTCCGTCGCTCCCGGGCCGCGCTGGGTGCTGCGGTTGGAGGGGGTGGACTCGCACTTCACGGTCTGGCTGAACGGCACGGAGCTCGGCTGGGCGACCGGCAGCCGGCTGCCCGCCGAGTTCGACGCGACCGAGGCGCTTCGGCCGGGCCGAAACGTTCTTGCCGTCCGGGTCCACCAGTGGTCCGCCGGCAGCTACCTCGAAGACCAGGACATGTGGTGGCTCTCCGGCATCTTCCGCTCCGTCCAGCTGATCGAGCGGCCCGCGGGAGCGATCGGCGACCACTTCGTGCACGCGGACTTCGACCACCGCACCGGCGAGGGCCTGCTCCTGGTCGAGTGCGACGTCCCCGCCGTGGTGGACATCCCCGAACTCGACGTCATGGGCCTGCCCACCGGCGAGCCGCAGAGGATCGCCCACGTCGAGCCCTGGACGGCCGAGACGCCCCGGCTGTACGCGGGCACGCTCCGGTCCGAGGGGGAGACGCTCACCCTCGCCGTCGGATTCCGCACCGTCAGGATCGTCGACGGGACCATCACCGTCAACGGCTCGCCCATCCGCTTCCGGGGCGTCAACCGGCACGAATGGCACCCGGAGACCGGCCGCACCCTCGATCCGGAGACCATGCGTGCCGACGTTCTGCTGATGAAGCGGCACAACATCAACGCGGTCCGCACGAGCCACTACCCGCCCGACGCCCGGTTCCTCGACCTGTGCGACGAGTACGGCCTGTGGGTGATCGACGAATGCGACCTGGAGACGCACGGCTTCGGCCCGCTCGGCTGGAAGAACAACCCCTCCGCCGACGACCGCTGGCGCGACGCCTTCCTGGACCGGGTCCAGCGGATGGTCGAACGCGACAAGAACCATCCCAGCGTCGTCATGTGGTCGATGGGCAACGAAGCCGGCGAAGGGGACAACATCCGGGAGATGGCCGAGTGGACCCGCCGCCGCGACCCGGACCGACTCATCCACTACGAGGGCGACTACGACAGCCCCTACGTGGACGTGTACAGCAGGATGTACGCGAGCCCCGACGAGGTCGCCCTCATCGGGATGCACGCCGAGCCCCGCACCACCGACGCCGCGGCCGACTCGCACCGCCGGCGGCTGCCGTTCATCCTCTGCGAGTACGCGCACGCGATGGGCAACGGTCCTGGCGGCCTGTCCGAGTACGAGGAGCTGTTCGACCGGTATCCCCGGCTGCACGGCGGCTTCGTGTGGGAGTGGATCGACCATGGCATCCTCCGGAAGACTACCCAGGGCCCGAACGCCGGCCGGCCCTTCTACGCTTACGGGGGCGACTTCGGCGAGGTGGTCCACGACGGCAACTTCATCGCGGACGGCCTGGTCTTCCCCGACCGCAGCCCCTCACCCGGCCTCGTCGAGTACAAGGCCGTCATCGCCCCCGTCCGCATGCGACTGGAGCACGCGTCGAACCGGCTGACACTGCTGATCCGCAACGACTTCGACTTCCTCGACACCTCCCTCCTCGCCTTCGACTGGCGCATGGAAGCCGACGGCGTCCCGCTGGCGGACGGCGTCCTGGACCTGCCACCGCTCCCGGCCCGCACGAGCCATGAGGTGGTCCTCGACGAACCCGCCACCACAGCCCCGCAGGCCGGCCGCGAACAGGTTTTGACCGTGCGCGCCGTACTGGCCAAGGACCACAACGGGGTCCCGGCCGGACACGAGATCGCCTTCACGCAGCTGATCCTTACGACGCCCGAGGAACCGCGCCGCGAGCCGGTCCCCACCCGCCCGCAGCGCACGACGGGAGGCTGGACACTGGGTGAGGCGACCTTCGACGCCCTCGGTGCACTCGTCCAGCTTGGCGACCTGGCACTGGTCAGCCCCCGACTCGACCTGTGGCGAGCCCCCACGGACAACGACCGCGGCGGCAACGGACAGGCGCGGGCGTGGAGAGAACTGGGCCTGCACCGGCTCGTGCACCGCACCGTCGACTGCGCACTCCACGGTGAGCGGCTGGTCGTCGACACCGTCAGCCGGGCCGCCGGTCAGGACGGAGGCATACAGGGACGCTGGACGTGGACCGCCTACGACTCCGGCGCACTCGAGCTGAAGCTGGACCTCACCCCGGTCGGCCGGCTCGACACCGGCCTCGGGGATCCGCGCCACGGAGCCGGACCGGGGCAGCCGGCCACCCTGCCGAAACTCGGGATCCGGCTCGGTCTGCCAGGCGGCGCGGCGAGCCTCGACTGGTACGGGTACGGGCCCGGCGAGTCATACCGCGACAGCAGGCGGGCCGTCCGCCTCGGCAGGTTCCACGCCACCGTGGAGGAACTGCAGACCCCCTATGTGCGGCCCCAGGAGAACGGCAACCGCAGCGGCGTACGCGAAGCGGAGATCCGCTGGGCCGACGGCCAGGTGCTGCACCTCTCCGCCCCCACCGGCGTCGACCTGTCCCTGCGGCCGTGGACGGCCGAGGCCATGGACGCTGCACGGCACACCAGCGACCTCGTCCCGGACGGCACCCTCTGGCTCACCCTCGACCTGGCCCACCACGGGCTCGGAAGCGCCTCCTGCGGCCCGGACGCCCTGCCCCAGCACCGCCTCCACCCCCACTCGGCGACCCTCACCGTGCGTCTGGGCACCGGTGATGCGGAAGGGGGACTTGGGTCAGCCGTAAGGCACTGA